One segment of Myotis daubentonii chromosome 11, mMyoDau2.1, whole genome shotgun sequence DNA contains the following:
- the LOC132211720 gene encoding lipocalin Can f 6.0101-like: protein MKLLLLCLGLTLVCAHHEGNHDVVTSNFDISKISGEWHTVFLASDVKEMIEKDSIMRGFMESIHAWDNSSLTLKFHVKVNGECTEMFLLCHQASENGVYNVIYAGFNTFRIIEVVYSDYIIFHLINVNNKQKFEMLILLARKPDVSPKLKERFEELCQEYGIPEENILDATEVDRCLQARGSNDAQASRLVMSDGEGVSPGTTAFQHH from the exons atgaagctgctgctgctgtgtctGGGGCTGACGCTGGTCTGTGCCCATCATGAAGGAAACCATGATGTTGTGACAAGCAACTTCGATATATCAAAG ATTTCAGGGGAGTGGCATACCGTTTTCTTGGCCTCAGATGTCAAAGAAATGATAGAAAAAGATAGTATCATGAGGGGTTTTATGGAATCTATCCACGCCTGGGACAACTCTTCTCTGACATTGAAATTTCATGTAAA GGTCAATGGAGAGTGCACTGAAATGTTTTTGCTTTGTCATCAAGCAAGTGAGAATGGTGTATATAATGTTATCT ATGCTGGATTCAATACATTTCGCATAATTGAAGTGGTCTATAGtgactatattatttttcatctcATTAATGTCAACAATAAGCAAAAGTTTGAGATGCTGATACTCTTAG CCCGAAAACCAGATGTGAGCCCAAAACTCAAGGAAAGGTTTGAGGAACTTTGTCAAGAATATGGAATTCCTGAGGAAAACATACTGGATGCGACCGAAGTCG ATCGCTGTCTCCAGGCCCGAGGGAGCAATGACGCCCAAGCCTCCAGGTTGGTGATGTCTGATGGAGAGGGGGTTAGCCCAGGGACCACTGCCTTCCAACACCATTAG